In Oscillatoria sp. FACHB-1406, the DNA window AAAGAATTTTCTCATACAGCGGTGGGGCGCATCGCCGTGAATTTTGGTGAGGGTAAAGTCATTAGACTCCCTACGATCCAAGAATCCTCGCATCTTTAGGGCGAGGAGCCGTCAAAGGATTAGGGTTATGGGACGAGCCGGTAAAGCCCTCAAGCAGGTGCTAATAGAGTACAAAATCAGTCAAAATAAACTTGCGATCGCGTTAGATGTTCGAGGTTCGGTTGTTTATCGTTGGTTTCACGAGCAAGTCGATCCGACGGGCGATACGATCGCGCAAATCGTGCGAGCGTTGCGAAAGCTAAATCCGGAAGCAGCGGAATTATTTGTGCGGTTATATTTGAGCGAATTATTAGAAGAAGAAGAGGACACATAATTTAAAGGCAATGCGATCGCGCTTTAACAAAAAAACATCATTTCTGCATTGAAAGACTATCGATCGACCTTTTTTTAAGAACTGTAGAGACGTTGTATACAACCCACATTCCGCACGACAAAAAGTAGT includes these proteins:
- a CDS encoding helix-turn-helix transcriptional regulator — encoded protein: MGRAGKALKQVLIEYKISQNKLAIALDVRGSVVYRWFHEQVDPTGDTIAQIVRALRKLNPEAAELFVRLYLSELLEEEEDT